Proteins encoded in a region of the Streptomyces sp. PCS3-D2 genome:
- a CDS encoding M1 family metallopeptidase: protein MHRKVIAPSVLAASLLLVVPASAASYGPGAPGIGDPYYPASGNGGYDVSHYDLRLKYQPATDLLEGTATLIATTTQDLSRFNLDFGLRVSEIRVNGARAKFAASGAHEVEVTPAKPLARDTPLTVVVTYAGKPSELKIDGWTAWHRTPDGGVAAQEPDSAVWWFPSNDHPLDKATFDVSVSVPDGTQAISNGVLQSQSSRLGWTRYNWRSNKPQATYLATLAVGKFDITTDRTASGLPIVNAYSKDLGDNAGAARASVERTGEVTEWLEGVFGPYPFNALGGYVPNVNAGFALETQTRPFYGPRLFNNGSNVSVVVHELAHQWYGDSVSVKGWKDIWINEGFARYSQWLWSEKEGEGTAQELADWAYSLRPAEDAFWQVKPGDPGPENQFHGAVYDRGAIALQALRNEIGDEAFFRILKGWPTERAHGNAGVGDFVRYAEKVSRTPLAQLFETWLYTPGRPDASALHPASAGPSARSARPAPPQSAPAGAAAEPKSWKKIAETNTIHDTEHASGPGHRH from the coding sequence GTGCACCGCAAAGTCATCGCCCCGAGCGTGCTCGCCGCTTCCCTCCTGCTGGTGGTCCCGGCGTCGGCGGCGAGCTACGGTCCGGGCGCCCCGGGTATCGGCGACCCCTACTACCCGGCCAGCGGCAACGGCGGATACGACGTGTCGCACTACGACCTGCGCCTGAAATACCAGCCGGCGACGGACCTGCTGGAAGGCACCGCGACCCTGATCGCCACCACCACGCAGGACCTGTCCCGCTTCAACCTCGACTTCGGCCTCCGGGTCAGCGAGATCCGGGTCAACGGTGCCAGGGCGAAGTTCGCCGCGTCCGGTGCGCACGAGGTGGAGGTGACCCCGGCGAAGCCGCTGGCGCGCGACACCCCGCTGACCGTCGTCGTCACATACGCCGGCAAGCCCTCCGAGCTGAAGATCGACGGCTGGACCGCCTGGCACCGCACCCCGGACGGCGGCGTGGCCGCGCAGGAGCCCGACTCGGCGGTCTGGTGGTTCCCGAGCAACGACCACCCGCTGGACAAGGCGACCTTCGACGTCTCCGTCAGCGTGCCCGACGGCACCCAGGCCATCAGCAACGGCGTGCTCCAGTCGCAGAGTTCGCGGCTCGGCTGGACGCGGTACAACTGGCGCTCCAACAAGCCGCAGGCGACCTACCTGGCCACCCTCGCCGTCGGCAAGTTCGACATCACCACGGACAGGACCGCGAGCGGGCTGCCGATCGTCAACGCGTACAGCAAGGACCTCGGTGACAACGCGGGGGCGGCGCGCGCGAGCGTGGAGCGGACCGGCGAGGTCACCGAGTGGCTGGAGGGGGTCTTCGGGCCGTACCCCTTCAACGCGCTGGGCGGCTACGTGCCGAACGTGAACGCCGGCTTCGCCCTGGAGACCCAGACGCGCCCGTTCTACGGTCCGCGCCTGTTCAACAACGGCTCGAACGTCTCGGTGGTGGTGCACGAGCTGGCCCACCAGTGGTACGGCGACAGCGTGTCCGTGAAGGGCTGGAAGGACATCTGGATCAACGAGGGGTTCGCCCGCTACAGCCAGTGGCTGTGGTCGGAGAAGGAGGGCGAGGGCACCGCCCAGGAGCTCGCCGACTGGGCCTACTCCCTGCGCCCGGCGGAGGATGCCTTCTGGCAGGTCAAGCCTGGCGACCCCGGCCCGGAGAACCAGTTCCACGGGGCCGTCTACGACCGCGGCGCGATCGCCCTGCAGGCGCTGCGCAACGAGATCGGCGACGAGGCGTTCTTCCGGATCCTCAAGGGCTGGCCGACCGAGCGGGCCCACGGCAACGCCGGGGTGGGTGACTTCGTACGGTACGCGGAGAAGGTCTCTCGCACGCCACTGGCCCAGCTGTTCGAGACCTGGCTCTACACCCCGGGCAGGCCCGACGCGTCGGCGCTGCACCCGGCGTCCGCCGGGCCGTCGGCCCGTTCGGCCCGGCCGGCCCCGCCGCAGTCCGCACCGGCGGGGGCAGCCGCCGAACCGAAGTCCTGGAAGAAGATCGCGGAGACGAACACGATCCACGACACCGAGCACGCCTCCGGGCCCGGCCACCGGCACTGA
- a CDS encoding oxygenase MpaB family protein, whose amino-acid sequence MTEIDSAHPSGPAATRRADPEPPPPGGVLWTIAGDIRALLMLPAAFTLQVAHPAIAAGVDEYSVFRTDPWGRGERSLRSVQLWVYGGEGAAEEGRRVRRLHKDIQGTDTRGRRYHSLDPACYAWVHATGFPVYLYAGRYLLRRFTPAQEHQLYREWLQVGRILGLHDRDMPQTVEEYWRYWARMLAEEIEPTAVARELVATDVPLPRPEGGPLPVRLLVRLTWPVLRAAFLHLRAFVTAGYMPPEARAAIGLEWSPAQERRLRRFSTAVRILVPLLPERLRYLPIAYRARAAWHAGRR is encoded by the coding sequence ATGACGGAGATCGACTCGGCACACCCCAGCGGACCTGCGGCTACGCGCCGCGCCGACCCCGAACCGCCACCGCCCGGCGGGGTGCTGTGGACCATCGCCGGCGACATCCGCGCCTTGCTGATGCTGCCCGCCGCCTTCACCCTGCAGGTCGCCCACCCGGCCATCGCGGCCGGCGTCGACGAGTACTCCGTCTTCCGCACCGACCCCTGGGGCCGCGGCGAGCGCTCCCTGCGCTCGGTCCAGCTGTGGGTGTACGGAGGCGAGGGGGCCGCCGAGGAGGGCCGCAGGGTACGCCGCCTGCACAAGGACATCCAGGGCACCGACACCCGCGGCCGGCGCTACCACTCCCTCGACCCGGCCTGCTACGCCTGGGTCCACGCCACCGGCTTCCCGGTCTACCTCTACGCCGGCCGCTACCTGCTGCGCCGCTTCACCCCCGCCCAGGAACACCAGCTCTACCGCGAATGGCTGCAGGTCGGCCGGATCCTCGGCCTGCACGACCGGGACATGCCGCAGACCGTCGAGGAGTACTGGAGGTACTGGGCCAGGATGCTGGCCGAGGAGATCGAGCCGACCGCGGTCGCCCGCGAGCTCGTCGCCACCGACGTGCCGCTGCCCCGGCCCGAGGGCGGCCCGCTCCCCGTACGGCTGCTGGTGCGGCTGACCTGGCCCGTGCTGCGCGCGGCCTTCCTGCACCTGCGGGCCTTCGTCACCGCCGGGTACATGCCGCCCGAGGCCCGGGCCGCGATCGGGCTGGAGTGGAGCCCGGCCCAGGAGCGCAGGCTCCGCCGGTTCAGCACCGCCGTACGGATCCTCGTCCCGCTGCTGCCGGAGCGGCTGCGCTACCTGCCGATCGCCTACCGGGCGCGCGCCGCCTGGCACGCGGGCCGCCGCTGA